The following are from one region of the Mustela lutreola isolate mMusLut2 chromosome 7, mMusLut2.pri, whole genome shotgun sequence genome:
- the DIO2 gene encoding LOW QUALITY PROTEIN: type II iodothyronine deiodinase (The sequence of the model RefSeq protein was modified relative to this genomic sequence to represent the inferred CDS: inserted 1 base in 1 codon), which yields MGILSVDLLITLQILPVFFSNCLFLALYDSVILLKHVVLLLSRSKSTRGEWRRMLTSEGMRCIWKSFLLDAYKQVKLGEDAPNSSVVHVANAEGSDNSRNGAQVKMVDGAECHLLDFASPERPLVVNFGSATUPPFTSQLPAFSKLVEEFSSVADFLLVYIDEAHPSDGWAVPGESSLSFEVKTHRNQEDRCAAAHQLLEHFSLPPQCRVVADRMDNNANVAYGVAFERVCIVQRQKIAYLGGKGPFCYNLQEVRRWLEKNFSKRXKSRLAG from the exons ATGGGCATCCTCAGCGTAGACTTGCTGATCACACTGCAAATTCTGCCAGTTTTTTTCTCCAACTGCCTCTTCCTGGCACTCTATGACTCGGTCATTCTCCTCAAGCACGTGGTGCTGCTGCTGAGCCGCTCCAAGTCCACTCGCGGGGAGTGGAGGCGCATGCTGACCTCAGAGGGAATGCGCTGCATCTGGAAGAGCTTCCTCCTCGATGCCTACAAGCAG GTGAAATTGGGTGAAGATGCCCCCAATTCCAGTGTGGTACACGTCGCCAATGCTGAAGGAAGTGACAACAGTAGAAATGGTGCCCAGGTGAAGATGGTTGATGGAGCCGAGTGCCACCTTCTTGACTTTGCCAGCCCTGAGCGCCCACTGGTGGTCAACTTTGGCTCAGCCACTTGACCTCCTTTTACTAGCCAGCTGCCAGCCTTCAGCAAACTGGTGGAAGAGTTCTCATCAGTGGCTGACTTCCTGTTGGTCTACATTGATGAGGCTCATCCTTCAGATGGTTGGGCAGTGCCTGGTgaatcttctttgtcttttgaagtGAAGACGCACCGGAACCAGGAAGACCGATGTGCAGCAGCCCACCAGCTTCTGGAGCATTTCTCCTTGCCGCCCCAGTGCCGAGTTGTGGCTGACCGCATGGACAATAATGCCAATGTAGCTTACGGGGTAGCCTTTGAACGTGTGTGTATTGTGCAGAGACAGAAAATTGCTTATCTGGGAGGAAAGGGCCCTTTCTGCTACAACCTTCAAGAAGTCCGGCGTTGGCTGGAGAAGAATTTCAGCAAAA TGAAATCTAGATTAGCTGGTTAA